The proteins below are encoded in one region of Aeromonas jandaei:
- the gmk gene encoding guanylate kinase, protein MAQQGTLYIISSPSGAGKSSLLNALLTNHNQAGKMQLSVSHTTRATRPGEEHGVHYHFVKVEEFKELIERGDFLEWAEVFGNYYGTSRAAIEACLAQGIDVFLDIDWQGARQIRELMPTKSIFILPPSREELERRLIGRGQDSAEVIAGRMAKAIAEMVHYDEYDYVIINEEFEQALFQLRAIIECQRLEMRHQQQAQQNLLQQLLAE, encoded by the coding sequence ATGGCGCAACAAGGCACTCTCTATATCATCTCCTCCCCGAGCGGCGCAGGTAAATCCAGTCTGCTCAACGCCTTGCTGACCAACCACAATCAAGCTGGCAAGATGCAGCTGTCGGTCTCCCACACCACACGCGCCACCCGCCCCGGCGAAGAGCACGGTGTCCACTACCACTTCGTCAAGGTGGAAGAGTTCAAGGAGCTGATCGAGCGCGGCGATTTTCTGGAGTGGGCCGAAGTATTCGGCAACTACTACGGAACCTCCCGCGCCGCCATCGAAGCCTGTCTGGCGCAGGGAATCGACGTATTCCTCGACATCGACTGGCAGGGCGCCCGCCAGATCCGCGAACTGATGCCGACCAAGTCCATCTTCATCCTGCCTCCCAGCCGTGAAGAGCTGGAACGCCGCCTGATTGGCCGCGGTCAGGACAGCGCAGAGGTGATCGCCGGCCGGATGGCAAAAGCCATTGCCGAAATGGTGCACTACGACGAATATGACTACGTGATTATCAATGAAGAGTTCGAGCAGGCACTGTTCCAGCTCAGAGCCATTATTGAGTGCCAACGGCTGGAGATGCGTCATCAACAGCAGGCACAACAAAACTTGCTGCAACAGTTACTGGCAGAATAA
- a CDS encoding RICIN domain-containing protein codes for MAAMVLGGCTLKPPSTDEMLSTIVVAHPQSESAPSLLLTNNGFCVGIARQQAVTQVCTDKDAQPLEWDLGELKLQQTCLQAKNSNELMLAPCDGHAQWVWQEDKLFNSKVSRCLDVAGRRHSANTPLRLADCYGGANQSFLVGGIE; via the coding sequence ATGGCGGCCATGGTACTGGGCGGGTGTACCCTTAAACCGCCATCGACCGATGAGATGCTGAGCACGATCGTGGTTGCCCATCCGCAGAGCGAGTCAGCCCCCTCACTTTTACTGACCAACAACGGTTTTTGTGTCGGCATTGCCCGTCAGCAGGCGGTGACACAGGTTTGCACTGATAAAGATGCACAACCATTGGAGTGGGATCTTGGCGAGTTGAAGTTGCAGCAGACCTGCTTGCAGGCCAAGAACAGCAATGAGCTGATGCTGGCGCCCTGTGATGGCCATGCGCAGTGGGTGTGGCAGGAGGACAAACTCTTTAACAGCAAGGTCTCCCGTTGTCTGGACGTCGCTGGCCGACGTCACTCTGCGAATACGCCTCTGCGTCTGGCCGACTGTTACGGTGGGGCCAACCAGAGCTTTCTGGTCGGGGGGATTGAATGA
- a CDS encoding RICIN domain-containing protein, translating to MIRPSPLIAACLSLSLGGCQNLDSSDLLLGTVVIGAIGAAAYYGHKQEKKEARAREDHGGQIVAANGKCLDIAGGVRNGNRLQLWDCHDGDNQRFRLDGNAIRVGDKCLDVADGGRDAGAKVIAWDCHGGDNQQWRWERDRLISRSSKLCLDVAQRGSANGTSLILWQCHGGDNQRFRRK from the coding sequence ATGATTCGCCCGTCACCTCTGATTGCTGCATGTCTGTCGCTCTCTCTGGGAGGGTGCCAGAATCTCGACTCTTCTGATCTGCTGTTGGGCACTGTGGTGATTGGCGCCATCGGTGCCGCTGCGTATTACGGCCACAAGCAGGAAAAGAAAGAGGCTCGCGCCCGGGAAGATCATGGCGGGCAAATCGTGGCTGCCAATGGCAAATGTCTCGATATTGCCGGTGGTGTACGTAATGGTAACCGCTTGCAGCTATGGGATTGTCACGACGGGGATAACCAGCGTTTTCGTCTTGATGGCAATGCCATAAGGGTTGGCGACAAGTGTTTGGATGTTGCCGATGGTGGCCGCGATGCCGGTGCCAAGGTGATTGCCTGGGATTGCCATGGTGGCGACAACCAGCAGTGGCGCTGGGAGCGAGATCGGCTCATCAGCCGCAGCAGCAAGCTCTGTCTGGATGTTGCTCAGAGGGGAAGCGCCAATGGCACTTCCCTGATCCTCTGGCAGTGCCACGGCGGTGACAACCAGCGCTTTCGGCGGAAGTAA
- the rpoZ gene encoding DNA-directed RNA polymerase subunit omega, whose translation MARVTVEDAVKQVGNRFDLVLVAARRARQIAVQGKDPLVEEENDKPTVIALREIELGLVNNQVMDTQDRYEQQEQEAAELAAVAAIAEGRG comes from the coding sequence ATGGCACGCGTTACTGTAGAAGATGCTGTAAAACAGGTTGGTAACCGTTTTGACCTGGTGCTGGTCGCCGCACGCCGCGCCCGTCAAATCGCGGTTCAAGGCAAAGATCCGCTGGTTGAAGAAGAGAACGACAAGCCGACCGTGATCGCCCTGCGTGAGATCGAACTGGGTCTGGTAAACAACCAGGTAATGGACACCCAGGACCGCTACGAGCAGCAAGAACAGGAAGCCGCCGAGCTGGCTGCCGTTGCTGCCATCGCCGAAGGCCGCGGTTAA
- the trmH gene encoding tRNA (guanosine(18)-2'-O)-methyltransferase TrmH, giving the protein MTPERFKRITDMLAQRQLDLTVCMEEVHKPHNLAAIVRTADAIGIHRVHAVWPKTWIHKRKGTARGSQNWVDVKLHPDIGSAVAELKASGMQILATHLSDSSVDFRAIDYTKPTAILVGQEKHGIGEEALALADHHIVIPMVGMVQSLNVSVAAAAILYEAQRQRELAGCYQRGCPLTPEEQNSILFEGGYPIYAQLCKEKEMPYPQLGPAGEILADEEWWQRMQLTRKGWAQQSEQDDQQET; this is encoded by the coding sequence ATGACCCCCGAACGCTTCAAGCGCATCACCGATATGCTGGCCCAGCGTCAGCTCGATTTGACCGTCTGTATGGAAGAGGTGCACAAACCTCACAATCTGGCTGCCATCGTGCGTACCGCCGATGCTATCGGTATCCACCGGGTACACGCAGTGTGGCCCAAAACCTGGATCCACAAGCGCAAGGGCACCGCCCGCGGCAGCCAGAACTGGGTGGATGTAAAACTGCACCCGGATATCGGCAGCGCGGTCGCCGAGCTGAAAGCCTCCGGCATGCAGATCCTGGCGACCCATCTCTCCGACAGCTCGGTCGATTTTCGCGCCATCGACTACACCAAACCGACCGCCATTCTGGTGGGACAGGAGAAACACGGCATCGGTGAAGAGGCGCTGGCGCTGGCCGATCACCATATCGTCATCCCCATGGTGGGTATGGTGCAATCCCTCAACGTCTCGGTGGCCGCAGCCGCCATCCTCTACGAGGCACAGCGCCAGCGCGAGCTGGCCGGTTGCTATCAACGCGGCTGCCCGCTCACTCCGGAGGAGCAGAACAGCATCCTGTTCGAGGGTGGATATCCCATCTATGCCCAGCTCTGCAAAGAGAAAGAGATGCCCTACCCCCAGCTCGGCCCTGCCGGTGAAATTCTGGCGGACGAAGAGTGGTGGCAGCGGATGCAGTTGACCCGCAAAGGCTGGGCGCAGCAGAGCGAGCAGGACGATCAGCAGGAGACGTGA
- a CDS encoding carboxylate/amino acid/amine transporter — protein sequence MNYLIGVTLLWSFSFSLIGVYLAGQVDAYFSVLTRIALASLVFLPFLRRRWLRPALAGKLMALGAIQLGIMYLFYYHSFLLLTVPEVLVFTIFTPIYVTLLHDLLERRFNLAYLWGALLAVAGAAVIRFDGLTESYALGFLVVQGANLGFAMGQVGYKVLLAREAEQPPQLAIFGCFYLGALVIALPAWWLLGKPQYPTSGLQWGILLWLGVGASGLGYFLWNKGATLVSSGVLAIMNNALIPAGLLVNLLIWGKDTDLTRLAIGGVLMLASLKVCQHRKVTSS from the coding sequence ATGAACTACTTGATAGGGGTCACCCTGCTCTGGTCATTCTCCTTCAGCCTGATCGGGGTCTACCTCGCCGGTCAGGTGGATGCCTACTTTTCGGTGCTGACCCGCATCGCTCTCGCCAGTCTGGTGTTTCTACCCTTCCTGCGTCGCCGCTGGCTGCGACCCGCTCTGGCAGGCAAACTGATGGCTCTCGGTGCCATCCAGCTCGGCATCATGTATCTCTTCTACTACCACTCCTTTCTGCTGCTGACGGTACCGGAAGTGCTGGTCTTTACCATCTTCACCCCCATCTACGTCACCCTGCTCCACGACCTGCTTGAGCGGCGCTTCAACCTCGCCTATCTGTGGGGAGCCCTGCTGGCCGTCGCCGGTGCAGCCGTGATCCGCTTTGACGGGCTGACCGAGAGTTATGCGCTGGGCTTTCTGGTGGTGCAGGGAGCCAACCTCGGCTTTGCCATGGGTCAGGTGGGCTACAAGGTACTGCTGGCAAGGGAGGCGGAGCAACCGCCACAGCTGGCGATTTTCGGCTGCTTCTATCTGGGAGCACTGGTGATCGCCCTGCCTGCTTGGTGGTTGCTGGGCAAACCCCAGTACCCGACCAGCGGGCTGCAGTGGGGCATTCTGCTCTGGCTCGGGGTGGGCGCTTCGGGACTGGGCTACTTCCTGTGGAACAAGGGGGCAACGCTGGTCAGCAGCGGGGTGCTCGCCATCATGAACAATGCGCTCATTCCGGCCGGCCTGCTGGTCAATCTGCTGATCTGGGGCAAGGATACCGATTTGACCAGACTGGCCATCGGCGGAGTGCTGATGCTGGCATCCCTCAAGGTGTGCCAGCATCGCAAGGTCACTTCATCCTGA
- a CDS encoding 3-deoxy-D-manno-octulosonic acid kinase, whose translation MLIQTEHNQVCWFAEGAFRDPTSQLFEPAWWQNNRQVVGTSIGRGVTWFVKDESRHLVLRHYYRGGMVGKVVRDRFWFEGVESSRAMAEYTLLAKLCELGLPVPRPFGARMAKQGPFYRADILIERIRGAKDMVALLKQGPVASEVWHKIGQTVRQLHDAGVYHADLNSHNLLLDKDEKVWVIDFDKGAIRSPGEWQKGNLERLLRSFNKESQLHTSFHFVPDNWQTLMEGYHGKAS comes from the coding sequence ATGCTGATACAGACCGAACACAACCAGGTTTGCTGGTTCGCCGAAGGGGCCTTTCGCGACCCCACTTCCCAGTTATTCGAACCGGCCTGGTGGCAGAACAACCGTCAGGTGGTGGGAACCTCCATTGGCCGCGGTGTGACCTGGTTCGTCAAGGATGAGTCCCGCCATCTGGTGCTGCGCCACTACTATCGTGGCGGCATGGTGGGCAAGGTGGTGCGGGATCGCTTCTGGTTCGAAGGGGTCGAATCGAGCCGCGCCATGGCGGAATACACCCTGCTGGCCAAGTTGTGCGAACTGGGGTTGCCGGTGCCGCGTCCGTTCGGTGCGCGGATGGCCAAACAGGGCCCATTTTATCGCGCCGACATCCTGATCGAGCGTATTCGCGGTGCCAAGGACATGGTCGCCCTGCTCAAGCAGGGGCCGGTTGCCAGCGAGGTGTGGCACAAGATTGGCCAGACGGTGCGCCAGCTGCACGATGCCGGGGTTTACCACGCCGATCTCAACAGCCACAACCTGCTGCTCGATAAGGATGAGAAGGTGTGGGTGATCGACTTCGACAAGGGGGCGATCCGCTCCCCCGGCGAGTGGCAGAAGGGCAATCTGGAGCGGCTCTTGCGCTCCTTCAACAAGGAGTCCCAACTGCACACCAGCTTCCACTTCGTACCGGATAACTGGCAGACCCTGATGGAGGGTTATCACGGAAAAGCGAGCTGA
- the spoT gene encoding bifunctional GTP diphosphokinase/guanosine-3',5'-bis pyrophosphate 3'-pyrophosphohydrolase, giving the protein MYLFENLKEIASSYLPPEQVEKLRQAYVVARDAHQGQMRSSGEPYITHPVAVARILGDMRLDHETLMAAVLHDVIEDTPITKADLAEQFGDAVAELVAGVSKLDKLKFRDRKEAQAENFRKMVMAMTQDIRVILIKLADRTHNMRTLGSLRPDKRRRIARETLEIFAPIANRLGIHTMKNELEELGFEALYPMRSRVLRESVRRARGNRREIIDSIQSEISGRLREAGIEHQVSGREKNLFSIYNKMEKKELQFHEVMDIYAFRVKVKDIDTCYRVLGQMHSLYKPRPGRFKDYIAIPKTNGYQSLHTSLVGPHGVPVEVQIRTEFMDQMADKGVAAHWAYKQDGDSSGTTAQIRAQRWMQSLLELQQSAGSSFEFIEGVKTDLFPDEIYVFTPEGRIMELPAGATPVDFAYTVHTDIGHACVGSRVDRHPYPLSSPLHSGQTVEIITAPGARPNAAWLNFVVTTKARSKIRQFLKNLRTEESVVLGRRLLNHALGAKNIEDIPEPRIKQVLADTKHENLQGLLADVGLGNAMSVMVARRMLGDELPPEEQPKTSSKKMPIKGADGMLVTFANCCRPIPGDAIIAHISPGKGLVIHQEACRNIKGYSKEPDKYLPVQWEVDKEQEQEFRTGISIEIINHQGALAELANVIAATGANIHAISTEEKDGRVYQVSLLITTKSRIHLANIMRKIRVMPNVLKVSRQKN; this is encoded by the coding sequence TTGTATTTATTTGAAAATCTTAAAGAAATAGCCAGTTCCTACCTGCCGCCCGAGCAGGTCGAGAAGCTCAGGCAAGCCTATGTGGTGGCCCGTGATGCCCACCAGGGACAGATGCGTTCCAGTGGCGAGCCCTATATCACTCACCCCGTCGCCGTAGCCCGAATTCTGGGCGATATGCGCCTCGATCATGAAACCCTGATGGCCGCCGTGCTGCACGACGTCATTGAGGATACCCCGATCACCAAGGCCGATCTGGCCGAACAGTTTGGCGATGCGGTCGCCGAGCTGGTAGCCGGGGTCTCCAAGCTCGACAAGCTGAAGTTTCGCGATCGCAAAGAGGCTCAGGCCGAGAACTTCCGCAAAATGGTGATGGCGATGACCCAGGATATCCGGGTCATTCTGATCAAGCTTGCCGACCGCACCCACAATATGCGCACCCTGGGCTCTCTGCGCCCTGACAAGCGCCGCCGCATCGCCCGGGAAACCCTCGAAATCTTCGCCCCCATCGCCAACCGCCTCGGTATTCACACCATGAAGAACGAGCTGGAAGAGCTGGGCTTCGAGGCGCTCTATCCAATGCGCTCCCGCGTGTTGCGCGAATCGGTGCGCCGCGCCCGTGGCAATCGCCGCGAGATTATCGACTCCATCCAGAGCGAAATCAGCGGGCGCCTGCGTGAGGCTGGGATCGAACATCAGGTCAGTGGCCGCGAGAAGAACCTCTTCTCCATCTACAACAAGATGGAGAAAAAAGAGCTGCAATTTCATGAGGTAATGGATATCTACGCCTTTCGGGTCAAGGTGAAGGACATAGATACCTGTTACCGGGTGCTGGGGCAGATGCACAGCCTCTACAAGCCGCGCCCCGGCCGCTTCAAGGATTACATCGCCATCCCCAAGACCAACGGCTACCAGTCGCTGCACACCTCGCTGGTGGGTCCGCACGGGGTGCCGGTGGAGGTGCAGATCCGCACCGAATTTATGGATCAGATGGCCGATAAAGGGGTTGCCGCCCACTGGGCCTACAAGCAGGATGGAGACAGCTCGGGCACCACTGCCCAGATCCGCGCCCAGCGCTGGATGCAGAGCCTGCTGGAATTGCAGCAGAGCGCTGGCAGCTCGTTTGAATTTATCGAAGGGGTCAAAACCGACCTCTTCCCTGACGAAATCTACGTCTTTACCCCCGAAGGGCGCATCATGGAACTGCCCGCAGGCGCCACGCCAGTGGACTTCGCCTACACGGTGCACACCGATATCGGCCACGCCTGTGTCGGTTCGCGGGTCGACCGCCACCCCTACCCGCTCAGCAGCCCGCTGCACTCGGGCCAGACGGTGGAGATCATTACGGCGCCGGGCGCCCGTCCCAACGCGGCCTGGCTCAACTTCGTGGTGACCACCAAGGCACGTTCCAAGATCCGCCAGTTCCTCAAGAACCTGCGCACCGAAGAGTCGGTGGTGCTGGGTCGTCGCCTGCTCAACCATGCGCTGGGCGCCAAGAATATCGAAGACATCCCCGAGCCGCGCATCAAACAGGTGCTGGCCGATACCAAGCACGAGAACCTGCAAGGCCTGCTGGCCGATGTGGGCCTCGGCAACGCCATGAGCGTCATGGTGGCGCGCCGCATGCTGGGGGATGAACTGCCGCCGGAAGAACAGCCCAAAACCAGCAGCAAGAAGATGCCGATCAAGGGTGCCGACGGCATGCTGGTCACCTTCGCCAACTGCTGCCGTCCGATCCCGGGGGATGCCATCATCGCCCACATCAGCCCGGGCAAGGGTCTGGTGATCCACCAGGAAGCCTGTCGCAACATCAAGGGCTACAGCAAGGAGCCGGACAAGTACTTGCCGGTACAGTGGGAAGTGGACAAGGAGCAGGAACAGGAGTTCCGCACCGGCATCAGCATCGAGATCATCAATCATCAGGGTGCGCTGGCCGAACTGGCCAACGTGATTGCCGCCACCGGTGCCAACATTCACGCCATCAGCACCGAAGAGAAGGATGGCCGGGTCTATCAGGTGAGCCTGCTCATCACCACCAAGAGCCGCATCCATCTGGCCAACATCATGCGCAAGATCCGCGTCATGCCCAACGTGCTCAAGGTGAGCCGGCAAAAGAACTGA
- a CDS encoding glycosyltransferase family 9 protein — protein sequence MPLFQTPPSSICILRLSAIGDCCHALALVRVIQREWPQTRITWITGKIEATLFADLPGVEVIAFDKSKGWRGYRDLWQTLRGRQFDALLHLQAAMRASIATLGIKARVKLGFDRERANDGQWLFTNHKVPSPTSPHVLDGFLAFAKELGIKDLTPDWQLPISPEHQAWAKEKIGGKPTLLICAAASKAFKNWTAAGYAALADHAASKGFQVYLCGGPAKLERDLTAEIRQLSQSKPVDLVGQTNLKQLLALIGEASLVLAPDTGPTHMATIVGTPVIGLYAHHNPARTGPYLCRDYVVSVYQTLIEQETGKPLAELGWRTRLKDPDAMRKITSEQVIAAFDRLCADRHLPD from the coding sequence ATGCCGCTATTTCAAACGCCTCCCTCCTCCATCTGCATTCTGCGGCTCTCCGCCATCGGCGACTGCTGCCACGCGCTGGCACTGGTACGGGTCATCCAGCGGGAGTGGCCGCAAACCCGCATCACCTGGATCACCGGGAAAATCGAGGCAACCCTGTTTGCCGATCTGCCCGGTGTCGAGGTGATCGCCTTCGACAAGAGCAAGGGATGGCGCGGCTATCGCGACCTGTGGCAGACCCTCCGGGGACGCCAGTTTGATGCCCTGCTGCATCTGCAGGCTGCCATGCGCGCCAGCATCGCCACCCTCGGCATCAAGGCCAGGGTCAAACTCGGGTTTGATCGGGAGCGGGCCAACGACGGTCAGTGGCTGTTCACCAACCACAAGGTGCCCTCGCCCACCTCTCCCCACGTGCTGGACGGTTTCCTCGCCTTTGCCAAAGAGCTCGGCATCAAGGATCTGACCCCGGATTGGCAGCTGCCCATCAGCCCCGAACACCAAGCCTGGGCGAAAGAGAAGATTGGTGGCAAACCGACCCTGCTGATCTGCGCCGCCGCCAGCAAGGCGTTCAAAAACTGGACGGCTGCGGGCTATGCCGCACTGGCGGATCACGCAGCCAGCAAGGGTTTTCAGGTCTATCTCTGTGGCGGGCCAGCCAAACTGGAGCGTGATCTGACTGCCGAGATCCGGCAACTCAGCCAGAGCAAGCCGGTCGATCTGGTTGGCCAGACCAACCTCAAGCAGCTGCTGGCGCTGATTGGTGAGGCGAGTCTGGTGCTGGCCCCCGACACAGGCCCAACCCACATGGCCACCATTGTCGGCACACCGGTCATCGGCCTCTATGCCCACCACAATCCGGCCCGCACCGGCCCCTATCTCTGCCGGGATTATGTCGTCAGCGTCTATCAGACCCTGATTGAGCAGGAGACCGGCAAGCCGCTGGCCGAGCTTGGCTGGCGCACCCGCCTCAAGGATCCCGATGCCATGCGAAAAATCACCAGCGAGCAGGTGATCGCCGCCTTCGATCGCCTCTGCGCCGATCGCCATCTGCCTGACTGA
- a CDS encoding Cof-type HAD-IIB family hydrolase, whose translation MFKVVVSDLDGTLLNKQHQISSRTRETVRRLVEQGVKFVVATGRHHVDVRSFRDALGLDIYLITSNGAVVHDKQGKLVFNQPLPTDIAAELVALERDPSIHLNVYQGDDWVVEEELPWLLQFHDESGFTYRLVDDLKQESMEQINKVFYIGEHEKLLKIEAHLNQRYGDQLNVTFSLPDCLEVMHAGVHKGNAVRAVLEQHGLEMSQAIAFGDGMNDFEMLSMVGRGIVMGNAHDRLKMALPEHEQTLTSDEDGVAVYLERCFELEPVAS comes from the coding sequence ATGTTCAAGGTAGTTGTATCCGATCTCGATGGAACTCTGCTCAACAAGCAGCACCAGATCTCCTCCCGCACCCGGGAGACCGTCCGCCGTCTGGTTGAGCAGGGCGTGAAATTCGTGGTCGCCACCGGCCGTCACCACGTCGATGTACGCAGCTTCCGCGATGCGCTGGGTCTGGATATCTACCTCATCACCTCCAACGGTGCCGTGGTGCATGACAAGCAGGGCAAACTGGTGTTCAACCAGCCTCTGCCGACCGACATCGCCGCCGAGCTGGTTGCACTCGAACGTGACCCTTCCATCCACCTCAACGTCTATCAGGGCGATGACTGGGTGGTCGAGGAGGAGCTGCCCTGGTTGTTGCAATTCCACGACGAATCCGGCTTCACCTATCGTCTGGTCGATGACCTGAAACAGGAGTCGATGGAGCAGATCAACAAGGTCTTCTACATCGGCGAGCACGAGAAGCTGCTGAAGATCGAGGCACACCTCAACCAGCGCTACGGCGACCAGCTCAACGTCACCTTCTCCCTGCCGGATTGCCTCGAAGTGATGCACGCCGGCGTCCACAAGGGCAATGCCGTGCGCGCCGTACTGGAGCAACACGGGCTGGAGATGTCCCAGGCCATCGCCTTCGGTGACGGTATGAACGACTTCGAAATGCTGAGCATGGTGGGTCGCGGCATCGTCATGGGTAACGCCCACGACCGCCTGAAAATGGCGCTGCCGGAGCATGAGCAAACACTCACCTCCGATGAAGATGGCGTTGCCGTCTATCTGGAGCGCTGTTTCGAACTGGAACCGGTCGCCAGCTAA
- a CDS encoding CatB-related O-acetyltransferase, with translation MENPFGSWLESRIIRDHLTNPNIEAGDYSYYSGYYHGKPFEDHCVRYLLGDGSTRASWDSGEWGTEVDRLIIGKFCSIASGATFMLAGNQGHRLDWVSTFPFNPDTFGEGARSGFLRKGDTRIGNDVWIGSEAMIMPSITIGDGAVIATRAVVTKDVAPYTIVGGNPAQPIRRRFNDEQIAMLQEMQWWDWPLPTLQSAMSLLCSGDIAMLYQYWQTECA, from the coding sequence ATGGAGAACCCTTTTGGCAGCTGGCTGGAGTCCCGCATCATCCGGGACCACCTGACCAATCCGAACATAGAGGCCGGCGACTATAGCTACTACTCCGGCTACTACCACGGCAAGCCGTTCGAGGATCACTGTGTCCGTTATTTACTCGGGGATGGCTCGACCAGAGCAAGCTGGGACAGCGGCGAGTGGGGTACAGAAGTAGACCGCCTGATCATCGGCAAGTTCTGCTCCATCGCCTCGGGCGCCACTTTCATGCTGGCAGGCAATCAGGGCCACCGGCTGGATTGGGTCTCCACCTTCCCGTTCAACCCTGACACCTTTGGCGAAGGGGCCCGTAGTGGCTTTCTGCGCAAAGGAGATACCCGGATCGGCAACGATGTCTGGATCGGTTCGGAGGCGATGATCATGCCCAGCATCACCATAGGTGATGGCGCCGTCATCGCCACTCGTGCCGTGGTGACCAAGGATGTGGCCCCTTACACCATAGTCGGCGGCAATCCGGCCCAACCTATCCGCCGCCGTTTCAACGATGAGCAGATCGCCATGCTGCAAGAGATGCAGTGGTGGGACTGGCCTCTGCCCACACTGCAAAGCGCCATGTCGCTGCTCTGTTCCGGCGACATCGCAATGCTTTATCAATACTGGCAAACGGAGTGTGCCTGA
- a CDS encoding alpha/beta fold hydrolase has product MKSLSIPLLALTLFSAGALAVTNPYALTSEADVPTLYQQTLPDFWRQHAIEGEFKGKDGIAIRYAALRQEKVDRAILIVNGRVESYLKYQELAWDLWRQGYSLYLIDHRGQGMSGRMLNDHDKGYVDQFDDYVVDLKQFHDQIIMADKPAKLFLLAHSMGGAISARYLERWPDDIRAAVLSSPMLGINLGGLPKWLAKGLATTIGTLGGWFGEPPYGPGQGPYQDHGFADNELTHSQSRYQAFRQIYEQHPQIKLGGATAHWIYQGITGADAAIADANAIKTPLLLLQAGNDSVVDNAAQDAFCTKASCEGGKPLRIEGAWHELFIESDDKRQPALTAMLDFFARY; this is encoded by the coding sequence ATGAAATCCCTCTCGATTCCCCTGTTGGCCCTGACCCTGTTTTCTGCCGGAGCCCTTGCCGTGACCAATCCGTATGCGCTGACCAGCGAAGCCGATGTGCCCACCCTCTACCAGCAAACCCTGCCCGACTTCTGGCGCCAGCATGCCATAGAAGGAGAGTTCAAGGGCAAGGATGGCATCGCCATCCGCTATGCCGCGCTGCGGCAGGAGAAGGTTGATCGCGCCATCCTGATCGTCAACGGCCGGGTAGAAAGCTACCTCAAGTATCAGGAGCTGGCATGGGATCTCTGGCGCCAGGGCTACAGCCTCTACCTTATCGACCATCGTGGTCAGGGGATGTCCGGCCGCATGCTGAACGACCATGATAAGGGTTATGTCGACCAGTTCGACGATTATGTCGTCGATCTGAAGCAGTTTCACGACCAGATAATCATGGCGGACAAGCCCGCCAAGCTGTTCCTGCTGGCTCACTCCATGGGGGGGGCCATCTCGGCCCGCTATCTGGAGCGCTGGCCCGATGATATCCGCGCCGCCGTGCTCTCCTCCCCCATGCTGGGCATCAATCTGGGCGGCCTGCCCAAATGGCTGGCCAAGGGACTGGCCACCACCATAGGCACACTCGGCGGCTGGTTTGGCGAACCACCCTATGGGCCGGGTCAGGGCCCCTATCAGGATCATGGCTTTGCCGATAACGAGCTGACTCACAGCCAGTCACGCTATCAGGCTTTCCGCCAGATTTATGAGCAGCACCCGCAGATCAAGCTGGGGGGGGCCACCGCCCACTGGATTTATCAGGGGATCACCGGTGCCGATGCCGCCATCGCCGATGCGAACGCCATCAAGACGCCGCTTCTGCTGCTGCAGGCTGGCAACGACAGCGTGGTGGACAACGCGGCGCAGGATGCGTTTTGCACCAAAGCCAGCTGTGAAGGGGGCAAACCGCTGCGAATTGAAGGGGCCTGGCACGAGCTGTTTATCGAATCCGACGACAAGCGCCAGCCCGCACTGACCGCCATGCTCGATTTCTTCGCCCGCTACTAG